From one Streptomyces sp. SCSIO 30461 genomic stretch:
- a CDS encoding VOC family protein, whose translation MKIHLTSVFVDDQARALSFYTEILGFVKKHDVLVGAQDRWLTVVSPDEPGGTELLLEPARHPAARTYRDALVKDGIPLAQFAVDDVRAEYERLCGLGVRFTQEPAEMGPVTVAVFDDTCGNLIQLATKPQ comes from the coding sequence ATGAAGATCCATCTGACCAGTGTCTTCGTCGATGACCAGGCCAGGGCGCTGAGCTTCTACACCGAGATCCTGGGCTTCGTGAAGAAGCACGACGTCCTGGTGGGCGCGCAGGACCGGTGGCTGACCGTCGTATCGCCCGACGAGCCGGGCGGCACCGAACTCCTTCTGGAACCGGCACGCCACCCGGCCGCCAGGACCTACCGCGACGCACTGGTCAAGGACGGCATCCCGCTCGCACAGTTCGCCGTTGACGATGTCCGGGCGGAGTACGAGCGCCTGTGCGGCCTCGGCGTGCGGTTCACCCAGGAGCCCGCGGAGATGGGACCCGTCACCGTCGCCGTGTTCGACGACACCTGCGGAAACCTGATCCAGCTCGCTACCAAGCCGCAGTAG
- a CDS encoding ABC transporter substrate-binding protein, which yields MRTVRNSRTTRTAIALVGALGVLSLSACSAAETGKSSDVGGDKTVKLTVPSWVGAQANVAVAKHILEKELGYKVKTQQMGEVLAWDAMSKGDIDAVLEDWGHPKEEKQYVETKKTVVSGGDMGVTGHIGWYVPKYFADKHPDVTDWKNLNKYAKEFRTAESGDKGELLEGSPDYVTNDDAIIKNLKLDLKTNYAGSEAAQITAMKKYAKEQKPFLTYWWTPQWLNAEIDMVEVKLPEYKEGCDADPEKVACAYPHTPLQKWLNADFAEKGGDAAQFLKNFKWTTEQQNAVALMIADQKMAPEAAAEKWVKENEATWKAWLPKK from the coding sequence ATGCGTACTGTTCGAAACTCACGCACCACCCGCACCGCCATTGCACTCGTCGGCGCCCTCGGTGTCCTTTCCCTCTCCGCCTGCAGCGCCGCCGAGACCGGCAAGAGCAGTGACGTCGGCGGCGACAAGACGGTGAAGCTGACCGTCCCCTCGTGGGTCGGCGCCCAGGCCAACGTGGCCGTGGCCAAGCACATCCTGGAGAAGGAGCTCGGCTACAAGGTCAAGACCCAGCAGATGGGCGAGGTGCTCGCCTGGGACGCAATGTCCAAGGGCGACATCGACGCCGTGCTGGAGGACTGGGGCCACCCCAAGGAGGAGAAGCAGTACGTCGAGACGAAGAAGACCGTCGTCAGCGGTGGTGACATGGGCGTCACCGGCCACATCGGCTGGTACGTCCCCAAGTACTTCGCCGACAAGCACCCCGATGTCACCGACTGGAAGAACCTCAACAAGTACGCCAAGGAGTTCAGGACGGCGGAGAGCGGCGACAAGGGCGAACTGCTGGAGGGCTCGCCGGACTACGTCACCAACGATGACGCGATCATCAAGAACCTGAAGCTGGATCTGAAGACCAACTACGCCGGTTCCGAGGCGGCCCAGATCACGGCGATGAAGAAGTACGCGAAGGAGCAGAAGCCCTTCCTGACGTACTGGTGGACGCCGCAGTGGCTGAACGCCGAGATCGACATGGTCGAGGTCAAGCTGCCCGAGTACAAGGAGGGTTGCGACGCCGACCCGGAGAAGGTCGCCTGCGCCTACCCGCACACCCCGCTCCAGAAGTGGCTCAACGCCGACTTCGCCGAGAAGGGCGGCGACGCGGCCCAGTTCCTGAAGAACTTCAAGTGGACGACAGAGCAGCAGAACGCGGTCGCGCTGATGATCGCGGACCAGAAGATGGCGCCGGAGGCGGCGGCTGAGAAGTGGGTCAAGGAGAACGAGGCCACTTGGAAGGCATGGCTCCCGAAGAAGTAG
- a CDS encoding ABC transporter permease subunit — protein sequence MSGITVDSVTKADRPGAADAAPGQAGGLGDFVRRRRGLLAGGGALAALIVLGALLLGGGAWPTALTVDISAPLDGANDWVIDNRDTHPLFLYFLLHLSNTATEAVNGVYQGLDALGWLGVVAAGVLVAWRAAGLGARGARVALTALGAFAVCGLLGMWDATLITIALMVVAVAVAALLGALIGLLAGVFDRFDRALRPVLDTMQVLPAFAYLLPFVLVFGTGTPAALFCTVIYAAPPMARLTALGLRGADAGALEAAQSLGASGWQRLWTARLPLARKQMLLGLNQTIMMALSMVVIAALVGAGGLGEEVYSALSTTDVGKAFAAGVPIVLIAIWLDRTTAAAGDRLAATEPGGGWLHGGRAWALVALGAGAAAAVRTSTWPEAWTYEISTPVNQVQEWITGNLAFVEVWAREFTLWILNPLRDTLMWLPWWSVLLLVAAAAWLVGNWVSALTATAAMGAIGALGVWSRSLDTLSQVLAALVVTLVLGILIGVLSARAGWVERLLRPLLDAMQTMPQFVYLIPVVALFGATRTSAIVAAVVYALPAVVRITTQGLREVDPGAMEAARSLGSSARQQLFGVQLPLARPALQLAVNQGVVLVLAVVVVGGLVGGGALGYDVVKGLSRGEMGLGMTAGIAIVCLGLVLDRITQPAARGARKHN from the coding sequence ATGAGCGGCATCACAGTGGACTCAGTGACGAAGGCCGACAGGCCTGGAGCCGCGGACGCGGCACCCGGGCAGGCCGGCGGACTCGGCGACTTCGTACGCCGTCGGCGCGGACTGCTCGCGGGCGGCGGCGCCCTCGCCGCGCTCATCGTGCTCGGCGCACTGCTGCTCGGCGGGGGGGCCTGGCCGACGGCGCTGACCGTGGACATCTCGGCGCCGCTCGACGGCGCCAACGACTGGGTGATCGACAACCGAGACACCCACCCCCTCTTCCTCTACTTCCTGCTGCACCTGTCCAACACGGCGACCGAGGCGGTCAACGGCGTGTACCAGGGCCTTGACGCGCTCGGCTGGCTGGGCGTGGTCGCCGCCGGAGTGCTGGTCGCCTGGCGTGCCGCCGGACTCGGCGCGCGCGGCGCCCGTGTGGCGCTCACCGCGCTCGGCGCGTTCGCCGTGTGCGGACTGCTCGGCATGTGGGACGCCACCCTGATCACCATCGCGCTCATGGTGGTGGCCGTGGCGGTGGCGGCCTTGCTCGGCGCGCTGATCGGACTGCTCGCCGGAGTCTTCGACCGCTTCGACCGGGCGCTGCGCCCGGTGCTGGACACCATGCAGGTGCTCCCGGCGTTCGCTTACCTGCTGCCGTTCGTGCTGGTCTTCGGCACCGGGACGCCCGCCGCGCTGTTCTGCACGGTGATCTACGCGGCTCCGCCGATGGCGAGGCTCACCGCGTTGGGCCTGCGCGGCGCCGACGCGGGCGCCCTGGAGGCCGCGCAGTCGCTGGGCGCCAGCGGCTGGCAGCGGCTGTGGACGGCCCGGCTGCCGCTGGCCCGCAAGCAGATGCTGCTCGGTCTCAACCAGACGATCATGATGGCGCTGTCGATGGTCGTCATCGCCGCCCTGGTCGGCGCCGGAGGCCTCGGCGAAGAGGTCTACTCGGCGCTGTCCACGACAGACGTCGGCAAGGCCTTCGCCGCGGGTGTCCCGATCGTGCTGATCGCGATCTGGCTGGACCGTACGACGGCCGCCGCGGGTGACCGCCTGGCCGCCACGGAACCGGGCGGCGGCTGGCTGCACGGCGGGCGGGCCTGGGCGCTGGTCGCCCTGGGTGCCGGCGCCGCCGCCGCCGTACGCACCAGCACCTGGCCCGAGGCGTGGACGTACGAGATCTCCACGCCGGTGAACCAGGTGCAGGAGTGGATCACCGGCAATCTGGCCTTTGTGGAGGTCTGGGCACGCGAGTTCACACTGTGGATCCTGAACCCGCTGCGGGACACGCTGATGTGGCTGCCATGGTGGTCGGTGCTGCTGCTTGTGGCGGCTGCGGCCTGGCTGGTGGGCAACTGGGTCTCCGCGCTCACGGCGACCGCGGCGATGGGCGCCATCGGCGCGCTCGGTGTCTGGAGCAGGTCCCTGGACACGCTGTCCCAGGTACTGGCCGCGCTCGTGGTCACGCTGGTGCTGGGCATCCTCATCGGTGTGCTCAGCGCACGCGCCGGATGGGTGGAACGGTTGCTGCGTCCGCTGCTGGACGCGATGCAGACGATGCCGCAGTTCGTGTATCTGATCCCGGTGGTCGCGCTGTTCGGCGCCACCCGCACATCGGCGATCGTCGCCGCGGTCGTGTACGCGCTGCCCGCTGTCGTACGGATCACCACCCAGGGCCTGCGCGAGGTCGACCCTGGCGCGATGGAGGCCGCGCGTTCGCTCGGCTCGTCCGCACGCCAACAGCTCTTCGGCGTTCAGCTGCCGCTGGCTCGCCCGGCGCTGCAACTCGCCGTCAATCAGGGCGTGGTGCTGGTGCTGGCCGTGGTCGTCGTCGGCGGTCTCGTCGGTGGCGGTGCGCTCGGGTACGACGTCGTGAAGGGCCTGTCCCGGGGCGAGATGGGCCTCGGTATGACGGCCGGTATCGCCATCGTCTGCCTGGGGCTCGTCCTGGACCGGATCACCCAGCCTGCGGCGCGCGGCGCGCGCAAGCACAACTGA
- a CDS encoding glycine betaine/L-proline ABC transporter ATP-binding protein, whose amino-acid sequence MTETTKATEATAAAEATAADKAAEATAADAPTAADDSPVFAVRDLWKVFGPKADRVPQSAELAALDPAELRERTGCTAAVRDVSFDVRRGEVFVVMGLSGSGKSTLVRCLTRLIEPTSGSIAIDGEDVLSMDKARLRELRRHRASMVFQHFGLLPHRSVLDNVAYGLEIQGVGRSARRAKAAEFVAKVGLEGMEHRRPGQLSGGQQQRVGLARALAVDPEVLLFDEPFSALDPLIRRDMQDEVVRLHREEGRTMVFITHDLSEALRLGDRIALMRDGRIVQLGTPEEIVGSPADDYVRDFVRDVPREQVLTVRTAMRPVDDAKETEAGPAVSPDATVSEAIEAVARVGVPARVMDEGRCVGVVDHAALLAVVAGVDPKAVAA is encoded by the coding sequence ATGACCGAAACGACCAAAGCCACTGAGGCCACTGCGGCTGCCGAAGCCACCGCGGCCGACAAGGCCGCCGAGGCGACCGCGGCCGATGCCCCGACCGCCGCTGACGACTCACCGGTGTTCGCCGTACGCGACCTGTGGAAGGTCTTCGGACCCAAGGCCGACCGTGTCCCGCAGTCGGCCGAACTCGCCGCTCTCGACCCCGCCGAGCTGCGCGAACGCACCGGCTGCACCGCGGCTGTGCGCGATGTGAGCTTCGACGTGCGCCGGGGCGAGGTGTTCGTCGTCATGGGTCTGTCGGGCTCCGGAAAGTCGACACTCGTCCGCTGCCTGACCCGGCTGATCGAACCGACCTCCGGTTCGATCGCCATCGACGGCGAGGACGTGCTGTCCATGGACAAGGCGCGGCTGCGTGAACTGCGCCGGCACCGGGCGTCGATGGTGTTCCAGCACTTCGGCCTGCTGCCGCACCGCTCCGTGCTCGACAACGTGGCCTACGGCCTGGAGATCCAGGGCGTCGGCCGCTCGGCCCGCCGCGCCAAGGCTGCCGAGTTCGTCGCCAAGGTCGGGCTCGAGGGCATGGAGCACCGTCGCCCCGGCCAGCTCTCGGGCGGTCAGCAGCAGCGCGTCGGCCTCGCCCGCGCCCTCGCCGTCGACCCCGAGGTGCTGCTCTTCGACGAGCCGTTCAGCGCGCTCGACCCGCTGATCCGGCGCGACATGCAGGATGAGGTCGTCCGGCTGCACCGCGAGGAAGGCCGCACGATGGTCTTCATCACCCATGACCTGAGCGAGGCGCTGCGCCTCGGCGACCGGATCGCGCTGATGCGCGACGGCCGGATCGTGCAGCTCGGCACGCCCGAGGAGATAGTGGGCTCGCCCGCCGACGACTACGTACGGGACTTCGTCCGCGATGTGCCGCGCGAGCAGGTACTGACCGTCCGTACGGCGATGCGCCCGGTCGACGACGCCAAGGAGACCGAGGCCGGTCCCGCGGTGTCTCCCGACGCCACCGTCTCCGAGGCCATCGAGGCGGTCGCCCGTGTGGGCGTGCCCGCCCGGGTGATGGACGAGGGCCGCTGCGTCGGTGTGGTCGACCACGCCGCGCTGCTCGCCGTGGTCGCCGGTGTCGACCCGAAGGCGGTGGCGGCATGA
- a CDS encoding GMC oxidoreductase, translating into MNKAKHIPEYDYVVVGGGTAGSVIASRLTENPDTTVAVIEGGPSDVGRDDVLTLRRWMGLLGGELDYDYPTTEQPRGNSHIRHSRARVLGGCSSHNTLIAFKPLPSDWDEWAESGAEGWNAAAMDPYFDRLLNNIVPVDEADRNAIARDFVDAAQSALGVPRVEGFNKKPFDDGVGFFDLAYHPGNNKRSSASVAYLHPVMDERPNLTILLETWAYRLELDGTRATGVHVRGKDGEERLITARREVIVCAGAVDTPRLLMHSGIGPKSDLEALGIPAVHDLPGVGENLLDHPESVIVWETHGPIPENSAMDSDAGLFVRRDPEHQGPDLMFHFYQIPFTDNPERLGYERPPHGVSMTPNIPKPRSRGRVYLTSPDPEVKPALDFRYFTDEDDYDGRTLVDGIRIAREIAQAEPLAGWLKREVCPGPEVTGDEELNEYARKVAHTVYHPAGTCRMGAAADELAVVAPDLKVRGMDGIRIADASVFPTMPAVNPMIGVLMVGEKCAELLKEAGSETR; encoded by the coding sequence ATGAACAAGGCCAAGCACATACCCGAGTACGACTATGTCGTGGTCGGGGGCGGTACCGCGGGTTCGGTGATCGCCTCCCGCCTCACCGAGAACCCGGACACCACCGTCGCCGTCATCGAGGGCGGTCCGAGCGACGTCGGCCGCGATGACGTGCTGACCCTGCGCCGCTGGATGGGTCTGCTCGGCGGGGAGCTGGACTACGACTACCCCACCACCGAGCAGCCACGCGGCAACTCGCACATCCGGCACAGCCGCGCCCGGGTGCTCGGCGGCTGCTCGTCGCACAACACCCTCATCGCCTTCAAGCCGCTGCCGTCCGACTGGGACGAATGGGCGGAGTCCGGAGCCGAGGGCTGGAACGCGGCGGCGATGGACCCGTACTTCGACCGGCTGCTCAACAACATCGTGCCGGTGGATGAGGCGGACCGTAACGCGATCGCACGCGACTTCGTGGACGCCGCCCAGTCCGCGCTCGGGGTCCCTCGCGTCGAGGGCTTCAACAAGAAGCCGTTCGACGACGGTGTCGGCTTCTTCGACCTCGCCTACCACCCCGGGAACAACAAGCGCTCGTCGGCTTCGGTGGCCTATCTCCATCCGGTCATGGACGAGCGGCCCAACCTCACCATCCTGCTGGAGACCTGGGCCTACCGGCTGGAGCTGGACGGCACCCGCGCCACCGGCGTCCATGTGCGCGGCAAGGACGGCGAGGAGCGGCTGATCACCGCGCGGCGCGAGGTCATCGTCTGCGCCGGCGCGGTCGACACTCCGCGGCTGCTGATGCACTCCGGAATCGGGCCCAAGTCCGACCTGGAGGCGCTGGGCATCCCCGCCGTCCACGACCTGCCGGGTGTCGGCGAGAACCTGCTCGACCACCCCGAGTCGGTGATCGTCTGGGAGACCCACGGGCCGATTCCGGAGAACTCGGCGATGGACTCCGACGCCGGTCTGTTCGTCCGCCGGGACCCCGAACACCAGGGCCCTGACCTGATGTTCCACTTCTACCAGATCCCGTTCACCGACAATCCGGAGCGGCTCGGCTACGAACGCCCGCCGCACGGTGTGTCGATGACGCCGAACATCCCCAAGCCGCGCAGCCGCGGCCGGGTCTACCTCACCAGCCCCGACCCGGAGGTCAAGCCCGCGCTCGACTTCCGCTACTTCACGGACGAGGACGACTACGACGGCCGCACCCTCGTGGACGGCATCCGCATCGCCCGTGAGATCGCCCAGGCCGAGCCGCTCGCGGGCTGGCTGAAGCGGGAGGTCTGCCCCGGCCCTGAGGTGACGGGCGACGAGGAGCTCAACGAGTACGCGCGCAAGGTCGCGCACACCGTCTACCACCCGGCCGGCACCTGCCGCATGGGTGCCGCGGCCGATGAACTCGCGGTGGTCGCTCCCGACCTGAAGGTCAGGGGCATGGACGGAATCCGTATCGCGGACGCGTCCGTCTTCCCGACGATGCCGGCCGTGAACCCGATGATCGGCGTCCTGATGGTGGGCGAGAAGTGTGCCGAACTGCTGAAGGAAGCGGGGAGTGAGACCCGATGA
- a CDS encoding aldehyde dehydrogenase family protein, with protein sequence MSVQLTIHVDGDWRKAASGATREILDPVDATAFAVVAEGGVADTDAAIDAARRAFDHGDWPRTPVAERAALLRRVAGLLRRDREQLGLLESQDAGKTVEEGRVDIDCVADAFAYFADLVVNETGRVVDAGSSEIHSVVVHEPVGVCALITPWNYPLLQASWKIAPALAAGNTFVIKPSEITPLTTVALIRLLQEAGLPAGVANIVTGAGDTVGARLAEHPDVDLVSFTGGIVSGTKVMRAAADTVKKVALELGGKNPNVVFADACATAAGFDTAVDQALNAAFIHSGQVCSAGSRLIIEESLRERFVDELARRAEKIRIGRGTDEGVECGPLVSAQQLARTEDYVASALTEGAVLRAGGIRPEGPGYFYRPTVLDRCHRGMRVIREEVFGPVLTVETFRTEDEAVALANDTEYGLAGAVWSGDPGRARRVAGRLRHGTVWINDFHPYLPQAEWGGFGKSGIGRELGPAGLAEYRETKHIYQNLAPRPVRWFAG encoded by the coding sequence GTGTCGGTACAACTGACCATCCACGTGGACGGAGATTGGCGCAAAGCTGCCTCCGGGGCCACGCGAGAGATCCTCGACCCCGTCGACGCCACCGCCTTCGCCGTCGTGGCGGAGGGTGGCGTCGCGGATACCGATGCAGCGATCGACGCCGCGCGCCGCGCGTTCGACCACGGTGACTGGCCCCGGACTCCGGTGGCCGAGCGGGCCGCCCTGCTGCGGCGGGTCGCGGGGCTGCTGCGCCGTGACCGCGAGCAGCTCGGGCTGCTCGAGAGCCAGGACGCCGGCAAGACGGTGGAGGAAGGTCGGGTCGACATCGACTGCGTCGCCGACGCGTTCGCGTACTTCGCCGACCTGGTCGTGAACGAGACCGGTCGTGTCGTGGACGCCGGTTCCAGCGAGATCCACAGCGTGGTCGTGCATGAGCCCGTGGGCGTGTGCGCGCTGATCACGCCCTGGAACTACCCGCTGCTCCAGGCCAGCTGGAAGATCGCCCCGGCGCTCGCCGCCGGCAACACCTTCGTGATCAAGCCCAGCGAGATCACCCCGCTGACCACGGTCGCGCTGATCCGTCTGCTCCAGGAGGCGGGACTCCCCGCCGGTGTCGCCAATATCGTCACCGGCGCCGGCGACACCGTCGGCGCGCGCCTCGCCGAGCACCCGGATGTCGACCTCGTGTCCTTCACCGGCGGCATCGTCAGCGGCACCAAGGTCATGCGCGCCGCCGCCGACACCGTCAAGAAGGTCGCCCTGGAACTCGGCGGCAAGAACCCGAACGTGGTCTTCGCCGACGCCTGCGCCACCGCCGCGGGCTTCGACACCGCCGTGGACCAGGCCCTCAACGCCGCCTTCATCCACAGCGGCCAGGTCTGCTCGGCCGGTTCCCGGCTGATCATCGAGGAGTCCCTGCGCGAGCGTTTCGTCGACGAGCTCGCCCGCCGCGCCGAGAAGATCCGTATCGGCCGCGGCACGGACGAGGGCGTCGAGTGCGGCCCCCTCGTCTCCGCGCAGCAGCTCGCCAGGACCGAGGACTACGTGGCGTCCGCCCTGACCGAAGGCGCCGTGCTGCGCGCGGGCGGCATCCGGCCCGAAGGCCCCGGCTACTTCTACCGGCCCACCGTCCTCGACCGCTGCCATCGCGGCATGCGGGTGATCCGCGAGGAGGTCTTCGGTCCGGTCCTGACCGTGGAGACCTTCCGCACCGAGGACGAGGCCGTCGCCCTCGCCAACGACACCGAGTACGGCCTCGCGGGCGCCGTGTGGAGCGGCGACCCCGGGCGTGCCAGGCGGGTCGCCGGGCGGCTGCGCCACGGCACGGTCTGGATCAACGACTTCCACCCCTACCTCCCGCAGGCGGAGTGGGGCGGTTTCGGCAAGTCCGGCATCGGCCGGGAACTGGGCCCGGCAGGGCTCGCCGAGTACCGCGAGACCAAGCACATCTACCAGAACCTCGCCCCGCGCCCCGTGCGCTGGTTCGCAGGCTGA
- a CDS encoding histidine phosphatase family protein: MTPGSGNEQSGIRLVLLRHAKSARPQGVEDHERPLAPQGRDDAAEAGRLLREMDCVPDLVICSPSRRTRETWENAAAPLGGGQLPVTYDDRVYEAGSDELMAVLREVSPDTVTALLVGHNPGIEELAAALSGDADPDSLAWMTEKFPTSAFAVFAVDTGWSALGAGAARLVSFVVARASHD; this comes from the coding sequence ATGACTCCCGGTAGCGGAAACGAGCAGAGCGGCATCCGTCTGGTGCTGCTGCGGCATGCCAAATCCGCGAGGCCTCAGGGCGTCGAGGACCATGAGCGCCCGCTGGCCCCGCAGGGCCGTGACGACGCCGCGGAGGCCGGCCGGTTGCTGCGCGAGATGGACTGCGTACCGGATCTGGTGATCTGCTCCCCGTCCCGCCGCACCCGCGAGACCTGGGAGAACGCAGCCGCGCCCCTAGGTGGCGGGCAGCTGCCGGTGACCTACGACGACCGGGTGTACGAGGCCGGATCCGATGAGCTCATGGCCGTGCTGCGCGAGGTGTCCCCGGACACGGTCACGGCGCTGCTGGTGGGCCACAACCCCGGCATCGAGGAGCTTGCCGCCGCGCTCAGCGGCGACGCGGACCCGGACTCCCTCGCCTGGATGACGGAGAAGTTCCCCACCTCTGCCTTCGCCGTGTTCGCCGTGGACACCGGCTGGTCGGCACTCGGCGCCGGAGCGGCCCGGCTGGTGTCGTTCGTCGTGGCCAGGGCGTCGCACGACTGA
- a CDS encoding malate dehydrogenase, with protein MTRTPVNVTVTGAAGQIGYALLFRIASGQLLGADVPVKLRLLEIPQGLKAAEGTAMELDDCAFPLLQGIEITDDPNVAFDGANIALLVGARPRTKGMERGDLLSANGGIFKPQGKAINDHAADDIKVLVVGNPANTNALIAQAAAPDVPAERFTAMTRLDHNRAISQLAAKTGAAVSDIKRLTIWGNHSATQYPDIFHAEIAGKNAAEIVNDQAWLADTFIPTVAKRGAAIIEARGASSAASAANAAVDHVHTWVNGTAEGDWTSMGIPSDGSYDVPEGLISSFPVTCKDGKYEIVQGLDVNEFSRTRIDASVAELAEEREAVRGLGLI; from the coding sequence ATGACCCGCACTCCCGTGAATGTCACCGTCACCGGCGCGGCCGGCCAGATCGGTTACGCACTGCTCTTCCGCATCGCTTCCGGCCAGCTGCTCGGCGCGGATGTGCCGGTCAAGCTGCGCCTGCTGGAGATCCCGCAGGGTCTGAAGGCCGCCGAGGGCACCGCCATGGAGCTCGACGACTGCGCCTTCCCGCTGCTCCAGGGCATCGAGATCACCGACGACCCGAACGTGGCGTTCGACGGAGCCAACATCGCGCTGCTGGTCGGCGCCCGTCCGCGGACCAAGGGCATGGAGCGCGGTGACCTGCTCTCCGCCAACGGCGGCATCTTCAAGCCGCAGGGCAAGGCCATCAATGACCACGCCGCGGACGACATCAAGGTCCTCGTCGTGGGCAACCCGGCCAACACCAACGCGCTCATCGCGCAGGCCGCGGCCCCGGACGTACCCGCCGAGCGCTTCACGGCGATGACCCGCCTCGACCACAACCGCGCGATCTCGCAGCTGGCCGCCAAGACCGGCGCCGCCGTCTCCGACATCAAGCGCCTCACCATCTGGGGCAACCACTCCGCGACCCAGTACCCGGACATCTTCCACGCGGAGATCGCCGGCAAGAACGCGGCGGAGATCGTCAACGACCAGGCCTGGCTGGCGGACACCTTCATCCCGACCGTCGCCAAGCGTGGCGCGGCGATCATCGAGGCCCGCGGCGCCTCGTCCGCGGCCTCCGCCGCCAACGCCGCCGTCGACCACGTCCACACCTGGGTCAACGGCACCGCCGAGGGCGACTGGACCTCCATGGGTATCCCGTCCGACGGCTCCTACGATGTGCCGGAGGGGCTGATCTCCTCCTTCCCCGTCACCTGCAAGGACGGCAAGTACGAGATCGTCCAGGGTCTGGACGTCAACGAGTTCTCCCGCACCCGTATCGATGCGTCCGTCGCCGAGCTGGCGGAGGAGCGCGAGGCGGTTCGCGGCCTCGGCCTCATCTAG
- a CDS encoding helix-turn-helix domain-containing protein: MPRWKALPEELDPQVKEFANQLRRLVDRSGLSVAAVSDRTGFSKTSWERYLNGRLLAPKRAIVALAEVTGTNPAHLTTMWELAERAWSRSEMRHDMTMEAIRISQARAALGEFGADAPGLSGGSGPRAGFSRTAEASGPGGDAYGDAHGPAREGGLHSIPQQRAGGRAAEPGAVGGRGGRSRAPLFIAGVVGALLVVAAAVLLTDLGGGGDKPEGRTVAEAPSATPRISAPELPAGVKCSGADCTGQDPESMGCGGQLAVTSARATVGTAVVEVRYSETCAAAWARITEAAAGDTVSISAGDAAENGLVNADGDAYTPMVAATSEAEAKACATLTAGTKGCTTEQ, encoded by the coding sequence ATGCCTCGTTGGAAGGCGCTACCGGAAGAGCTGGACCCTCAGGTCAAGGAATTCGCCAACCAGCTGCGGCGGCTCGTGGACCGCAGTGGGCTGAGCGTCGCGGCCGTCTCGGACCGGACGGGATTCAGCAAGACGTCGTGGGAGCGCTATCTGAACGGCCGGCTGCTCGCACCCAAGCGCGCGATCGTGGCGCTCGCCGAGGTGACGGGTACGAACCCGGCCCACCTCACCACCATGTGGGAGCTGGCGGAGCGTGCCTGGAGCCGCTCCGAGATGCGGCACGACATGACGATGGAGGCCATCCGCATTTCGCAGGCACGGGCGGCGCTCGGGGAGTTCGGCGCGGACGCGCCGGGCCTGTCGGGCGGATCCGGCCCGAGGGCAGGCTTCTCGAGGACAGCGGAAGCGTCCGGCCCTGGCGGTGATGCGTACGGTGATGCCCACGGTCCCGCTCGGGAGGGTGGGCTGCACTCCATTCCCCAGCAGCGTGCCGGAGGGCGTGCCGCCGAGCCGGGTGCGGTGGGTGGGCGAGGCGGTCGCAGCAGGGCGCCGCTGTTCATCGCAGGTGTCGTCGGCGCGCTGCTGGTGGTCGCGGCAGCCGTACTGCTGACGGACCTCGGGGGTGGTGGTGACAAGCCCGAAGGCCGGACCGTGGCCGAGGCGCCGTCCGCCACTCCCCGCATCAGCGCCCCCGAGCTGCCCGCAGGGGTCAAGTGCTCCGGTGCCGACTGCACGGGTCAGGACCCGGAGAGCATGGGGTGTGGCGGTCAGCTCGCCGTGACCTCCGCGCGAGCCACCGTCGGTACGGCCGTGGTCGAGGTCCGCTACAGCGAGACCTGCGCGGCTGCCTGGGCGCGGATAACCGAAGCGGCGGCGGGGGACACGGTATCGATATCGGCGGGCGACGCCGCGGAGAACGGCCTGGTCAACGCGGACGGCGACGCCTACACCCCGATGGTCGCGGCGACTTCGGAGGCGGAGGCCAAGGCCTGCGCGACCCTGACGGCCGGGACGAAGGGATGTACGACCGAGCAGTGA